The following are from one region of the Haliaeetus albicilla chromosome 24, bHalAlb1.1, whole genome shotgun sequence genome:
- the TASOR gene encoding protein TASOR isoform X5 has product MVDRPQIQSICEKGLQVGHSKITILGSPSMGVYISRYADLLQPNPLEAGATGDVIVFKIIKGRMKSIYDHIGMKAMESTVKGALDPTPKHECHVSKNANKVTSLLAYRAYELTQYYFYEYGFDEIRRRPRHVCPYAVVSFTYKDEMVQVPKFLPPSRSNSFSTDRSTDKSNYTLWRGQLWNKGKLLCHVSLKSAARPFLPCKLPEKLEVEKVVSIDQLKKKISPALFYKETYVGAKEVLKNGMYCSLYEVVEKSRSGSHLEGLLQKLEKEKLVLVKPLLDRGFLFLLSPWQMMSPYDHQTGRPRMLHALFLFPEPRGVMSSTQKSVPSGTQKNSTTMVLHENQEIIPEFTKFIQSLHFALIQSRKDTTADFNAVVEKYINEYLKRCCSGPGKYREFILYRYESRLDDKKFLYSAPKNKSHIDGSLQNYIFGCEGYQLPVSRAKELMAGNRKFQQFSPISDYEATEEDSNFANAKSGKRIRAKYEATAAKRKLPHSGDYDPDRLKELINLIQCRKKNVGGDSDSEDLRSKSGVKRKLEKQSENLRKYLKMNESSENSCQYEGGRTSDSPHSVFSINTGLGGHDTDLRQQDVSDPAVTDTHGLIKLLLESLASAGHLDSSLARSVYQALGLSTDEIEEDMRQKYEYESIPAQDKDDHELPNTAQAEHVNFKDPQSPGILETDAACLPYPVDVDLRLSANEVGLEHTLRIKEASTGSVSSFEDYTPCPTTPIEHVYRRQHSNSDNIGEVGMHWKLIPITGLKSPEEAVVYLPPKDAFPNDPRVINRQRSSDYQFPYSPFSDTQKGTAEDGLYTRQLEKLEDECGLADHPFTTKHSISAVIETTLLEEYNLFARKIQEILQQKNIAYVSGMSTPVFSARERIMRLSEYICLQASEVSVQEYIETLSEKLNSVILSSSCIRHTPPIHASPESAEGVSNAVLNPPPDTLPVCRDSDTALLPEPLCNNMVEDLDSNEQRSSSLPLVKEETDHVNAKTQDMLTSDQTSSSGDLMEPPEKTQKSPENLNISTQPALSDFISQLKPEVFNSLVKIIKDVQKNTVKFYIHEEEESILCKEIKEYLTKLGNTECHPEQFLKRRAALDKLLIIIQNEDIANLIHKIPGLVTLKRLSCVSFAGVDSLDDVKNHTYNELFVSGGFVVSDESVLNSESITTDKLKQFLKFLEDLNTPDGKWQWKVHCKIQKKLKELGRMNANALSLLTLLNTYQKKHLVEILSYHNCDSQIRNAPELDCLIRLQAQNIQQRHVIFLTEKNLKTLSNYVDNGIVVATVDDFMQNFKSLVGYHNSVTEENSLPPSDAHKRQSVLVENDEKDEEDMSLDSGDETSQIEICNDASNYDTHLEDLQAEAKGSHGVDAKESGVSVTELSPEAQIGLMEKTSKIDLEEIQPITPVSTMCTAEGEKHNSVEQAPFNNFPVYSRQLNMSHQFSHFNVLTHQTFLRTTYPISSASQNQEGGNYFLSAYSQSMDTEKSSSPGGWDINCDSSRPYSKQK; this is encoded by the exons ATGGTTGATAGACCTCAG ATCCAAAGCATATGTGAaaaggggctgcaggtgggccaCTCCAAAATAACAATTCTCGGCAGCCCTTCCATGG GTGTATATATCTCCAGGTATGCTGATTTATTGCAGCCTAATCCTCTAGAAGCTGGAGCAACTGGAGAtgtcattgtttttaaaataataaag GGAAGAATGAAAAGCATATATGACCACATCGGTATGAAAGCAATGGAATCAACAGTAAAGGGTGCGTTAGATCCAACACCAAAGCATGAGTGTCATGTTTCAAAGAATGCAAATAAAGTAACCTCCTTGTTGGCCTATCGAGCCTACGAACTTACTCAG TACTATTTTTATGAATATGGCTTTGATGAGATAAGGCGAAGACCAAGACATGTTTGTCCTTATGCTGTCGTTTCATTTACTTACAAAGATGAAATGGTGCAAGTACCAAAATTCTTGCCCCCATCAAG atCAAACAGCTTCAGCACAGATAGAAGTACAG ATAAATCTAACTATACATTATGGAGGGGACAGCTTTGGAATAAAGGCAAACTTTTGTGCCACGTTTCCTTGAAATCAGCAGCACGTCCTTTCCTTCCATGCAAGCT TCCTGAGAAGCTTGAGGTTGAAAAAGTTGTGAGCATTGAtcagttgaagaaaaaaatttcaccaGCATTATTCTATAAAGAAACTTACGTAGGAGCAAAAGAAG TGTTGAAGAACGGCATGTACTGTAGCCTTTATGAAGTTGTGGAGAAGTCCCGTTCTGGTAGCCACTTGGAGGGTTTACTTCAAAAACTAGAGAAAGAGAAACTT GTTCTTGTGAAACCACTTCTGGACagaggatttctttttcttctttctccttggcAAATGATGTCCCCTTATG ACCACCAAACTGGACGGCCCCGCATGCTACATGCACTGTTTCTGTTTCCAGAACCTAGAGGTGTAATGAGCTCAA CACAAAAAAGTGTTCCATCTGGAACACAGAAAAATTCAACTACCATGGTTTTGCACGAAAATCAGGAAATCATTCCAGAGTTCACAAAGTTTATTCAGTCTCTACATTTTGCTTTAATCCAGTCTCGTAAAGACACTACTGCAGATTTCAATGCTGTTGTGGAAAAGTATATAAATGAGTATTTGAAAAGATGCTGTAGTGGCCCTGGAAAATATAGAGAATTTATATTATATCGGTATGAATCACGGCTGGATGACAAGAAATTTCTTTATTCTGCtccaaaaaataaatctcataTTGATGGCTCCTTGCAAAACTATATTTTTGGTTGTGAGGGATATCAACTACCTGTTTCTAGAGCTAAGGAACTGATGGCGGGAAATCGGAAATTTCAACAGTTCAGTCCCATCTCAGATTATGAAGCCACAGAAGAAGACTCCAATTTTGCCAATGCAAAAAGCGGGAAAAGAATCCGTGCAAAATATGAAGCCACTGCTGCCAAGCGAAAACTGCCTCACTCTGGAGATTATGATCCCGATCGACTCAAAGAACTTATTAACTTAATCcagtgtaggaaaaaaaatgtaggtgGAGATTCTGATTCTGAAGACCTTAGAAGTAAAAGTGGTGTGAAGAGGAAGCTGGAAAAACAGTCTGAAAATTTGCggaaatacttaaaaatgaatgaatctTCAGAGAATAGTTGTCAGTATGAAG GGGGCAGAACCTCGGATTCGCCACACTCTGTTTTCTCAATTAATACTGGTCTTGGTGGACATGATACTGACTTGAGGCAGCAAGACGTATCCGACCCTGCTGTTACTGACACACATGGCCTCATTAAACTGCTTTTAGAATCACTAGCTAGTGCAGGACACTTGGATTCATCGTTGGCACGGTCTGTATATCAAGCTTTAGGATTAAGCACTGATGAAATTGAAGAGGATATGAGACAAAAATATGAATATGAATCCATTCCAGCACAGGACAAAGATGATCATGAGCTTCCTAATACTGCTCAGGCTGAACATGTTAACTTTAAGGACCCACAGAGCCCAGGGATACTGGAAACTGATGCAGCATGCTTACCATATCCTGTTGATGTTGATCTACGGCTTTCAGCCAATGAAGTAGGCCTTGAACACACGCTACGTATAAAA GAAGCAAGCACTGGCAGTGTAAGTAGTTTTGAAGACTACACTCCCTGTCCTACTACACCTATAGAACACGTTTATCGCAGGCAACATTCCAATTCAGATAACATAGGAGAAGTTGGAATGCACTGGAAACTTATTCCAATTACAG GTCTGAAATCACCAGAAGAAGCAGTGGTGTATTTACCGCCAAAGGATGCCTTTCCTAATGACCCCCGGGTAATAAATAGACAAAGAAGTTCAGATTATCAGTTTCCATACTCTCCATTTTCAGACACACAAAAGGGGACAGCAGAAGATGGACTTTATACAAGACAACTGGAGAAACTTGAAGATGAATGTGGGCTAGCAGATCACCCTTTTACAACTAAGCATTCCATTAGTGCAGTAATAGAGACTACACTATTAGAAGAATATAATCTCTTTGCAAGAAAGATTCAAGAAATTTTGCAGCAAAAGAATATTGCTTATGTTAGTGGTATGTCCACACCAGTCTTCTCTGCCCGAGAGAGGATAATGAGACTTTCTGAATACATATGTTTACAGGCATCAGAGGTGTCTGTCCAAGAATATATAGAGACACTGAGTGAGAAGTTGAATAGTGTTATTTTGTCGTCTTCGTGCATTAGGCATACTCCGCCAATTCATGCTAGTCCTGAATCGGCAGAAGGGGTTAGTAACGCTGTGCTGAATCCTCCACCCGACACGTTACCTGTTTGCAGGGACTCTGACACGGCGTTGTTACCCGAGCCACTGTGTAATAACATGGTGGAAGATCTGGATTCTAATGAGCAGCGTTCGTCAAGCTTACCCTTAGTGAAGGAGGAAACAGATCATGTGAATGCTAAAACACAGGATATGCTGACATCTGATCAGACCTCTTCCAGTGGTGATCTGATGGAGCCACCAGAAAAGACACAGAAATCCCCAGAGAACTTAAACATTTCAACGCAACCAGCCCTTTCTGATTTTATAAGCCAGTTAAAACCTGAAGTATTTAACAGTTTGGTCAAAATTATTAAAGATGTACAGAAAAACACTGTGAAATTTTATATTcatgaagaggaggaaagcattCTCTGCAAAGAAATCAAG GAATACCTTACAAAGTTAGGCAATACGGAGTGCCATCCAGAACAGTTCCTTAAAAGAAGAGCTGCTCTAGATAAACTGTTGATAATTATCCAAAATGAAGACATCGCCAACCTCATCCATAAG atacCTGGCTTAGTAACTTTGAAGAGGCTTTCTTGTGTCAGCTTTGCGGGTGTCGATAGTTTGGATGATGTGAAAAATCACACTTACAATGAACTGTTTGTgtctggtggttttgttgtgtcAGATGAATCTGTCCTTAATTCAGAGTCCATCACTACAG ATAAACTGAAACAGTTCTTAAAGTTTCTGGAGGATCTCAATACCCCAGATGGGAAATGGCAGTGGAAAGTCCactgcaaaatacaaaaaaaactTAAAGAGCTGGGGAG AATGAATGCTAATGCCCTGAGTCTGCTGACGCTTCTCAATACCTACCAGAAGAAGCACTTGGTTGAGATTTTGTCTTACCATAATTGTGATTCTCAAATTCGAAATGCTCCAGAATTAGACTGTCTTATCAGGCTCCAGGCTCAAAACATACAACAGAGACATGTTATCTTCTTAACAG AAAAGAATCTCAAAACACTTTCAAATTACGTTGATAATGGAATAGTGGTTGCTACTGTTGATGACTTCATGCAAAACTTTAAAAGTCTTGTTGGGTATCACAACTCGGTTACTGAAGAGAACAGCCTTCCTCCCTCTGATGCTCACAAAAGACAATCAG ttctTGTAGAAAACGATGAAAAGGATGAGGAGGACATGTCTCTGGATTCAGGGGATGAAACATCACAAATAGAAATCTGCAATGATGCTTCTAACTATGATACTCATTTGGAAGATTTGCAGGCAGAGGCCAAGGGCTCACATGGAGTAGATGCAAAAGAAAGCGGCGTATCAGTTACAGAGTTATCTCCTGAAGCACAAATTGGCTTGATGGAAAAGACTTCTAAAATTGACTTGGAAGAGATACAACCAATTACTCCAGTTTCTACAATGTgcactgctgaaggagaaaaacacaattCAGTTGAACAAGCTCCTTTCAATAACTTCCCAGTTTATAGCAGACAACTAAACATGTCCCATCAGTTCAGTCACTTTAATGTACTCACTCATCAGACTTTTCTGCGAACAACATACCCAATTTCTTCTGCAAGTCAAAACCAAGAAGGGGGCAATTATTTTCTATCTGCTTACAGTCAGAGCATGGATACAGAAAAGTCATCATCGCCTGGCGGTTGGGATATAAATTGTGATTCTTCCAGGCCatattcaaaacagaaataa